From Solanum lycopersicum chromosome 8, SLM_r2.1, the proteins below share one genomic window:
- the LOC101247945 gene encoding ankyrin repeat-containing protein ITN1-like produces the protein MEIEKRLYEAAVEGDVKVLRELLEQDALILDRLTLTCFNETPLHIASMRGHIEFVKFILTRNPLLAAELDSQRSSALHVASIKGYIEIVKELLVVNPEMCVVGDREGRNPLHLAVIKGRVEVIKELVRVSHLAALQTTDRDENVLHLCVKHNNQLEALNVLMELISDDTLLKSRDGDGYSILHLAVADKQIQTVKYLLKNNKIEVNLKDDNGNTPLDILTQSRRDMNDLEIGDCLRDAGGLRAKDMISSSYTQNGAKCSNSHVALAHKHNILGDWLSRKRDTIMVVASLIATMAFQAGMNPPGGVWQENKELNSHVNPLQIPHKAGEAVMAYTHPKSYRYFIRVNTTAFVASLSTILLLISGLPFRKKFFMWALMVIMWLTITSIALTYGISIYIVTPKKDREQLGQVIEVAVTVWSCVMTLLLLGNTIRLVYLWMMKKKQQSRTFETRISGNLVHDNV, from the exons ATGGAAATTGAGAAGAGACTTTACGAAGCAGCAGTTGAAGGAGATGTTAAAGTTTTACGAGAATTACTTGAACAAGATGCTTTGATTCTCGATAGACTTACCTTAACTTGCTTTAATGAAACTCCTTTACACATAGCATCAATGCGGGGACACATTGAGTTTGTGAAATTCATTCTTACTCGAAATCCCCTGCTTGCTGCTGAATTGGATTCTCAAAGATCCTCTGCACTTCATGTTGCTTCCATCAAAGGGTACATAGAAATTGTTAAGGAGTTGTTGGTAGTGAATCCTGAAATGTGTGTGGTTGGTGATCGTGAAGGTAGAAATCCTCTACATCTTGCTGTAATCAAAGGTCGAGTTGAGGTTATTAAGGAACTTGTTCGAGTGAGCCATCTCGCAGCTCTGCAGACGACTGATCGCGACGAGAACGTTCTACATTTGTGTGTGAAGCATAATAATCAGTTGGAGGCTCTGAATGTGCTGATGGAATTGATATCAGATGACACATTGTTGAAATCTAGAGATGGAGATGGATATAGCATTCTACATTTGGCTGTTGCAGATAAGCAAATTCAG acagttaAATATCTGCTAAAAAACAATAAGATTGAGGTGAACTTAAAGGACGACAACGGGAACACACCACTAGACATTTTAACGCAGAGTCGAAGAGACATGAATGATTTGGAAATTGGAGACTGTCTCCGTGATGCTGGAGGTTTAAGAGCCAAGGACATGATTTCATCATCCTACACCCAAAATGGAGCCAAATGTTCTAATTCTCATGTTGCTTTAGCCCACAAGCACAACATTTTAGGTGATTGGCTTTCAAGGAAACGTGATACAATAATGGTGGTTGCATCACTTATTGCAACTATGGCATTTCAAGCAGGAATGAACCCTCCAGGAGGCGTTTGGCAAGAAAATAAGGAATTGAATTCTCATGTAAACCCCTTACAAATACCACACAAAGCTGGGGAAGCAGTAATGGCATATACTCATCCCAAATCATATCGATACTTTATCCGTGTCAACACAACAGCATTTGTGGCTTCTCTTAGCACAATACTGCTGTTAATAAGTGGATTGCCCTTCAGGAAAAAGTTTTTTATGTGGGCTTTGATGGTTATTATGTGGTTGACAATCACCTCAATAGCACTCACTTATGGCATATCAATATACATCGTCACGCCTAAAAAAGATAGAGAACAACTTGGCCAGGTTATTGAAGTTGCTGTTACGGTGTGGAGCTGTGTAATGACATTACTTTTGCTTGGAAACACAATTCGTTTGGTTTATTTATGGATGATGAAAAAGAAGCAACAATCAAGAACATTCGAGACAAGAATATCTGGAAATTTGGTTCATGACAATGTTTGA